CGCGCCGCGCCCGCACACGGGGGCCAGGACGTCGGAGGGCGAGCGGGTACGTTGCCGCACCGCCAGCCGCGCCTGCAGCCGCGCCGACACCACGAGGACCCCCGCGAGCAGCACGAGCTGGACCAGGGCCAGCGCCGCCGCGCCGGGCAGGTCCAGCAGCTCGGCGGTCCGGCGGTACACCTCCACCTCCAGCGTCACGGTGCCCGGCCCTCCGAGGACGAGGACGACGCCGAAGGAGGTGAAGGTGAACAGGAACACGAGGATGGCCGCGGCGGCGACGGCGGGGCGCAACAGCGGCCACGTCACTGAGGCGAACACCCGCGCTGGGGAGGCGCCGAGGGTGCGCGCGGCCTGCTCGTAGCGGGGGTCGAGCTGCGCCCACAGCCCGCCGACGACGCGGACTACGATCGCCAGGTTGAAGAAGACGTGGGCGAGCAGGATCGCGCGCACCCCCCCGACCCACGACGGGGGCAGCAGCACGCGGAACGCCTCACCGACGACGACGGTGGGCAGCACGAACGGGATCGTGACCAGTAGCAGCGCCGCGCGGCGGGCCGGTACGGCATAGCGGTGCAGCGCCGCCGCCAGCGGCATCCCGAGCGCGACCGTCAGCACCGTCGAGACGACGGCCTGCCACAGCGTGAACCACAGGATCCGCCGGGTCGAGGGCAGGGCCAGCACCGAGAAGCCCGCCGCGGTCAGCCCGCGCCGCAGGATGTCGACGACCGGCCACGCGAAGAAGACGGCGAGGAACGCCGCCGGCACGAGGGCGAGGGCCCACGCGGGCGGCGTACGGGCTCCCGCTACTGGCCGATCGCCTCGGTCCACGTCTCGATCCAGGACGAGCGGTTGGCGGTGATCTCGGCGGGCGGGACCGACAGCGGGTTCGCGGGTCGGGCCGTCCACTTCTGGAACACCTCGGGGATCGCCACGCCGGCGCGCGCCGGCAGCACGAACATCGAGCCGGGCACGTCGGCCTGCACCGCGGGGGAGAGCAGCCAGTCGACCACGGCGCGCGCCGCGGCCACGTGCTTGGTGCCGGCCAGGACCCCGGCGTACTCGACCTGGCGGAAGCAGCTGTCGTCCATCACCGCGATGTCCGGGGTGCTCGGCTTGGGGCTCGGCGCGAAGACGATGGCCGCGGCCGGGTCGGTGCCGTAGGAGACGACCAGCGGGTGCGTCCCCTTGCCGGCCGCGGAGAACTCGCCGTTGTAGGCGTCGTCCCAGCTGTTCACGACGGTCAGCCCGTTGGCCTTGAGCGCCTTCCAGTACGTCAGCCAGCCGGGGTCGCCGTACCGCGCGACCGTGGCCAGCAGGAAGGCGAGCCCGGGCGAGGACGTGGCCGGGTTCTCGGCGACCAGCAGCCCCCGGTAGGCCGGCCGCGTCAGGTCCGCCAGCGTCTGCGGAACGGACAGGTGGTGCTTGGCGAACCACCCCGTGTCGGCGTCGACGCAGACGTCGCCGTAGTCGATCGGCGTGACGTAGCCGCCGCCGGTCTGGTCCTTCAGCTCCGGCCGCAGGTCGGCGTCCTCCGGCGAGACGTAGCGCTCGAAGACCCCGCCCTGCAGCGCCCGCGTCAGCAGCGTGTTGTCGACCCCGAACAGCACGTCGCCCTCCGGGTTGCCCGCCGTGAGGACCGCCTTGTTGACCACCTCGCCCGCGTCACCGCCGGTGACCACCTTGACGGTGATGCCGGTCCGCCGCTCGAAGGCGGTCAGCAGGCTCTTGCTCACCGCGAAGGAGTCGTGCGCGAGCAGGGTGACGGTCACCGGGGCGCCATAGGAGCCGCTCGGGTACGTCGACGCGGCCGCGCCGCCCGACCCTGACGAGGCGGAGCACGCCGCGAGCGAGACACCGGCCAGCGCGAGCGCGACGAGGCGCGCACGGATCACCGGGCGACGAGACAGATGGTGACGGATCAGATAGCGGGAACGATGGCGAGCCACGAGGTCCCTCCGCTGGCATTACCCAGATCAGGTTCGAGGGTCGGTGGCGGCGGCCACCCTCTCAGCCCGACGTCCCTGCGAGCTCCCCTTGGTACGCCCTTTAGTCTACGGCGGCGGCTGAGGCCTTCCCCCGGCCCCGGCGGCGCCGGCCGCCCTCGCTGGGCTCGGCGTCCTCGCCGTTGCCGTGCCTGCGGTCCTCGACCGGCTCGGTGCGGATGATCACCCCGCGGCCGTGACAGGTCTCGCACGGCTCGCTGAACGCCTCGAGCAGGCCCTGGCCGACCCGCTTGCGGGTCATCTGCACGAGGCCGAGCGAGGTGACCTCCGCGACCTGGTGACGGGTGCGGTCGCGGCCGAGGCACTCGAGCAGGCGGCGCAGCACCAGGTCGCGGTTGCTCTCGAGGACCATGTCGATGAAGTCGATGACGATGATCCCGCCCACGTCGCGCAGGCGGAGCTGGCGCACGATCTCCTCGGCCGCCTCGAGGTTGTTGCGGGTGACGGTCTCCTCGAGGTTGCCCCCGGCGCCGGTGAACTTCCCGGTGTTGACGTCGATGACCGTCATCGCCTCGGTGCGATCGATGACCAACGAGCCGCCCGAGGGCAGCCAGACCTTGCGGTCCAGCGCCTTGGTCAGCTGCTCGTCCACGCGGTAGGCGGCGAAGGCGTCGCCCTCCTGGGTCCACCGGGACAGCCGCGGCACCAGGTCGGGGGCGACGTGCCCGATGTAGGGCTCGACCATGTCCCACGCGTCGTCCCCGCTCACGACGAGGGAGGAGAAGTCCTCGTTGAAGATGTCGCGGATCACGCGCACGGTCAGGTCGGGCTCGCCGTAGAGCAGGGCGGGCGCCGAGGCCGCCTTGGCCTTCCGGCTGATGTCCTCCCACTGGGCGGTGAGGCGCGCCACGTCACGGCGCAGCTCCTCCTCGGAGGCACCCTCGGCGGCGGTGCGCACGATGACGCCGGCGTCGTCGGGGACCACCTCGCGCAGGATGGACTTGAGCCGGTTGCGCTCGGTGTCGGGCAGCTTGCGGCTGATGCCGGTCATCGACCCGTCGGGGACGAAGACCAGGAAGCGGCCGGGCAGGCTCACCTGGGCGGTGAGGCGGGCCCCCTTGTGTCCGACCGGGTCCTTGGTGACCTGGACGAGCACCGAGTCGCCTGCCTTCATCGCGTGCTCGATGCGCCGCGGCTGGCCGTCCAGTCCGGCGGCGTCCCAGTTGACCTCACCGGCGTAGAGGACGGCGTTGCGGCCCTTGCCGATGTCGACGAACGCCGCCTCCATCGAGGGCAGCACGTTCTGCACCCGGCCGAGGTAGACGTTGCCCACGAAGGAGACCGACGAGGCCCGGTTGACGTAGTGCTCGACGAGCATGCCGTCCTCGAGGACCGCGATCTGGGTCCGCTCCCCGGTCTGGCGCACCACCATGACCCGCTCGACGCTCTCGCGCCGGGCCAGGAACTCGGCCTCGGTGATCACCGGCGGGCGGCGGCGACCCTGGTCACGGCCTTCCCGGCGGCGCTGCTTCTTGGCCTCGAGCCGGGTCGACCCGGACAGGCCAGTGACCTCGTCGCCCTCCTCGCGAGTGCGCTTGCGGGGCTCACGGACCCGCACGACGGTGTTCGGCGGCTCGTCCGGGCCGGCCTCCGCCTCGGCGCCGCTGCGCCGGCGCCGGCGCCGGCGCCGGTGGGTGGCCGACTCCCCCTCGCCCTCGCCGCCCTCGTCGGTCTCGGCCGACTCGGCGGTCTCGGCCTCGTTCTCGCCCGGCTCGGGCTCCGCGCCCTCCTCGGCCTCCTCGGCGCTCTTGCGCTTGCGGCCGCGGCCCCCGCGGCGACGCCGGCGACGCCGGGGGGCACCCTCGCCCTCCTCGGGCTCGCCGGTCTCCTCCTCCTCGGCCTCCTCGGCCTCCTCGAGGTCCTCCTCGGGCTCTTCCGGCTCCTCGAGCTCCTCGTCGGGCGCGACCGCCGGGATGTCCGGGGGCTGGAACAGCGGCTCGACCGGACCGGGGACGCCTGCCTCCTCGCTGGCCTCGGCCGGCAGGTCGACCGGAGCCGTCTCGGCGGAGAAGACCGCGGCGACGGCCTTCTTGCGGCTGCGGCGCCGCGGCGGCTCCTGGGACGCGGCCTTCTCGGGCGTCGTCTCCTCCGGTGTTGACCCGGCCGAGGTCGCCTCCGCCTCGACCGGCGGCCCGGCCGGTCGTCGGGCGGAGCGCCGGCGCGGCTTGGCCGCGGGCTCCGGCGGCGCGGCCTGGTCGACCGGCGCGTCCGAGACCTGGCCCTCGGCGGGCGCCTGGTCGCTGCCGCTGCTCGTGTCGTCGTTGTCGAGCATCCATGTGCTCCTCACGGCCCCGGGCTCGCGCCACGCGGGGCCACTCCGTCCACCGGATGGAGGAGCGCTCCGCCCGGCGGAAAGTCTGTCTGGCAAGCCCGGTCAGGACCGAGACGATGCCATCGGGTCGGCGACAGTGCCCCGGGCCGCGTCGAGCGGCCCCTGCGCCAGCCGGGTCACCGAAGGTGGGACCGGCGGCGCGAGGTCGGCCACCAGGCGCAACGCACCGAGCACGTCGTCGGGTCGGACGGCCGGTGTTTCGTGCCGCACGACCAGGTGCAGTATCGCACACGGCGAGCCGTCCGGCCCGACGCCCGGCGTCCCGGTCGGTGAGTCCGGCGCGTCGACCTCGAGGCGGACGACGGCCCCGCGGGCGTCGAAGGAGCGCACTCCCGTCCTGGTCAGCCGTTGCACGATCACCTCGTCGCGTCCCAGGAAGGCGGCCACCGCCGCTTCGGCCCGTTCCGGCTCGACGTCGGGCAGCTCGACGCGCCACACCGAGCCCTGCAGGCGCTCGGCGAGGAAACCACGGCCGGCCTCCCCCGCGTCCACCACTTCCAGCACGTCCAGGCCGGGTGGCAGCGCTGCGTCGAGCTCGGCCCGCAACCGATCCGGGTCGCAGTGGGCGACGACGCCGATCTCGACGTACTCCGCCTCGCTGGCCGTGCCGGTCGGCGCGGCGTTGGCGTAGGAGATACGGGGGTGCGGGCTGAACCCGGCGGAGTACGCCATCGGCACGCCGGCGCGGCGCAGCGCTCGCTCGAAGGCGCGCTGGAAGTCCCGGTGCGAGGAGAAGCGCAACCGGCCGCGCTTGGCGTAACGCACGTAGAGCCGCTGCACCACCGGCGGTGGGGGCGGCCCGTCAGGCGTGCGCGCCACGCTCACCTGCCACCCGGCCAGCCTGGCACACCGAGCCGCTCAAGACCGACCAGTCGGCCACCGATGGCAGACGCAACACGATCCGAGGAGCACAGGTGCGAAACCTTCGGGCGGTCGGGGCGTTCGTGGGCGGCCTGGCCGTCGTGATGGTCGGGCTGATGCTCGTCGGGTCTGTCGTGGGCGGGGTGCTGCACGAGACCGAGGCTGACGGGCAGGTCCTGGGCCGCCTGCTGTTCTACCCCGGCCTGATCGGCGGGGCGCTGCTCGGCGTGCACCTGGCCCGCCGCTCGCTCGCCAAGACTCGGGTGGGCGACCGGAGCTGACGGTTCAGCCGGGCTGCAGCCCGTCGGCGATGCGCCGGAGCGCGGCTCGCGCCACGTCCTCGTCGACCTTGGGCATCAGGTCCAGCCACATCGGCAGCATCGACCCGCGCAGCTGGAGGGCGCCGAGCGGACGCGGCAGGAACCACAGGTGGAAGTGCCCGCCCCCGTCACCCCACCGGCACACATGGACCCGCCCGACCCCGCCGAGGCTCAGCACGGCCCGCTCGATCCGCGCGGTGAGCGGGCCGAGCTCCGCAAGCAGCTCGTCGGGCAGGTCCGCGAAGGAGTCGTGGTGGGCCCTTGTCATGAGCAGCACGGTGCCGGGCAGCTCGGTGGGCAGGTGGCCCGCGAGGCGCCAGTGCTCGTCGACCCACACGAAATCCTCGTCCGGGCGCGAGCACTGCTCGCATCCCTCGGTGGCCTCGTGGTGGCGTGCCGGCTCGGGCACGACGGGGTCCACCAGCGCCTTGACCCGTACGTCCCCGGTGAAGGGGAACCAGGGGTCGTCGAGCAGCTCGGCCGGCACGGGCGGACGGTCCTCGCCCGGCGCCGTGAGGTCCGCGGTCACGACGCGGGCGCGTCGGCGAGGACGCGGGGCGGTACGGCGGGGACCGGGAGCAGCGTCTCGCCGGTCGGGCCGACCTGGATCTCGGTGCCGAGCTGCGGGCAGACGCCGCAGTCGAAGCAGGGCGTCCAGCGGCAGTCGTCGACCTCGACCTCGGCGAGCGCGTCCTGCCAGTCCTCCCAGAGCCACTCCCTGTCCAGCCCCGCGTCGAGGTGGTCCCAGGGCAGGACCTCCGCCTGCTCGCGCTCGCGGGTGGTGTACCAGTCCAGGTCCACGCCGGAGCCGGCCAGCCCGCGCTCGGTGGCCGCGACCCAGCGCTCGAAGGAGAAGTGCTCGCTCCAGCCGTCGAAACGCGCGCCGTCCTCCCAGGCAGCCCGGATGACCGCCCCCACCCGTCGGTCGCCGCGGGAGAGCAGGCCCTCGATGATCCCCGGCTTGCCGTCGTGGTAGCGCAGGCCGATCGCGCGGCCGTAGGACCGGTCGGCCCGCAGCGCCTCGCGCAGCTTGGCCAGGCGGGCGTCGGTCGCCTCGTGCCCGAGCTGGGCGGCCCACTGGAACGGCGTGTGCGGCTTCGGCACGAAGCCACCGATCGAGACCGTGCAGCGGATGTCACGGCTGCCGGTGACCTCGCGCCCGGTGGCGATGACCCGGCGCGCCAGCTCGGCGATCTGCAGGACGTCCTCGTCGGTCTCCGTGGGCAGGCCGCACATGAAGTAGAGCTTGACCTGCCGCCACCCGGCGGCGTACGCGGCCGTGACCGTCCCGATCAGGTCCTCCTCCGAGACGGTCTTGTTGATGACGCGGCGGATGCGCTCCGAGCCCCCCTCGGGGGCGAAGGTCAGCCCCGAACGCCGGCCGTTTCGCGACAGCTCGTTCGCCAGGTCGATGTTGAAGGCGTCGACGCGGGTGCTCGGCAGGCTGAGGCTGGTGCTCGTGCCGGCGTAGCGGTCGGCCAGACCCTTGGTGATGGCGGCGATCTCGGAGTGGTCGGCGCTGGACAGGCTGAGCAGGCCGACCTCCTCGTAGCCGGTGGTCGCGAGCCCGCGGGCGACCATCTCGCCGATGCCCGTGAGGCTGCGCTCCCGCACCGGGCGGGTGATCATCCCGGCCTGGCAGAACCGGCAGCCGCGCGTACAGCCGCGGAAGATCTCCACGGACATGCGCTCGTGGACCGTCTCGGCGAGCGGCACCAACGGCTGCTTCGGATACGGCCACAGGTCCAGGTCGCTCACGGTGTGTTTGGCGACCCGCCACGGGACGCCGGCGGTGTTCGGCGCGACCCGCCGGATCCTGCCGTCCGGGAGGTACTCGACGTCGTAGTACCGGGGGACGTACGCGCTCCCGCTCCGGGCCAGCCGCAGCAGCAGCTCCTCCCGCCCCCCGGGGCTGCCCTCGCCCTTGTGCCGGCGCACGATCTCGCTGATCGCGAGCACCGCCTGCTCGCCGTCGCCGAGCACCGCGGCGTCCACGAAGTCCGCGATCGGCTCGGGGTTGAACGCGGCGTGGCCGCCGGCGATGACGATCGGGTGCTCGTCACCGCGCTCCCTGCTGTCCAGCGGGATGCCGGCCAGATCGAGGGCGGTCAGGAGGTTCGTGTAGCCGAGCTCGGTGGCGAAGCTCACCCCCAGCAGGTCGAAGGCGGCGACCGGCCGGTGGGCGTCGACGGTGAACTGCGGGACGTCGTGCTCGCGCATCAGCCGCTCGAGGTCGGGCCAGACGGCGTACGTGCGCTCCGCCAGGACGTCCGGCTGCTCGTTGAGCACCTCGTAGAGGATCATGACGCCCTGGTTGGGCAGGCCCACCTCATAGGCGTCCGGGTACATCAGCGCCCAGCGCACGCTGACACAGTCCCAGTCCTTGACCTGGGCGTTGAGCTCGCCCCCGACGTACTGGATCGGCTTGGACACCAGCGGGAGGAGGGCCTCGAGCCGAGGGAAGACTGACTCGACCGGCATGTTGCCCAAGCCTACGCGGCTGCAGCCCACCGCCCCTCCCGCGCGATCTTGAGAGATGCAGGCCGACACGCCGGTGACGCCCCTGGATCTGTCAAGATCGCGCAAGCACAGGTGGAGGTTTTCCTCCACGGGATGCACGGACCGAGCGGGCCGGTCGTCGTGCACAGATGACCGTGTCCCGGCCTGCTACCGACGCGACTCGTTGCACCCTGCCAGCCATGGGACGCCAGGGCGATCCGGACCGAGAACGCGACGTCCAGCTGCTGGGTGCGCGCCAAGGAGGGTGCGTCAACGCCCGCCAGCTGTGCGAACGAGGCTGGACCCGCTCGGAGACCGACTGGCGGGTCCGCTCCGGTTGGTGGCGCAGCCTCCTGCCGGGCGTTTACCTCGTGGCGGGCTGGGCGTACGGCCTTGAGTGGGACTCCCTCCCGTTCGCCACCCGGGCGTGGGCAGCGCGGCTCATGCACGGCGACGAGAGCGTCTTCTGCCTGCAGACGGCGGCCAAGCTCTGGGGGATCGAGGGGTACGGCGTCGACGATGCGACCATCCACCTTCGTCTGCCGCCCGGCCGGGAGCGCCACCAGGTCGACGGCGTCAAGGTCCACACCTGGCTGGTCCGCCACGACGAGGTCACCCTGCGCGAGGAGCACCAGCTGACCGGCGTCGGTCGGACGGTGACCGACCTCGTGCTTCGCCTACGGCGCGAGCCAGCCGTCTCGGTGCTCGACTCGGCGCTGCATCAAGGGTTGCTGGTTCCCGAGGACCTCGAGGAGCTCCAGCGACGCGCTCGCGGGAGGAGGGGCGTGGCCCGCAGCCGAGAGTGGTGGTGCCTGGGCGATGGTCGCGCCGAGTCGCCCCTCGAGACGAGGGCTCGGCTGATCGCCATCGATGCCGGACACCCGCCCGACGAGCTGCAGCTGCCCATCGTTGACAGCCACGGAGTGCTGTTGGGTTTCGGAGATCTTGCGTGGAAGCGCCAGCACCTGCGCCGGCGCACGATGGTGGTCGAAGCCGATGGTGAGGACGTGCATTCTCGCCCCGAAGCGCTGTTCCGGGACCGCTACCGCGGTAACGACATCGCGGAGGCGGGAGATTGCGACCTCTACCGGATCACGTGGCGTGACGTGATGCGCCCCGCCTACTTCGTCAGCCTCCTCCGCCGCAACCTCGCGGCGTGACCCGGCCCACTGGTTCGCCGCAACCTCTCACGGCGATCTTGAGAGATGCAGGGCGGTCTTCGGCGTGTCTCCCTGGATCTCTCAAGATCGCGCGGGACAGGGCGGAGGGCGCGGGAGCGGGCGGCGGTCAGGCGTAGCGGCGGAGGTGGACGTTCTGGAGCAGGCCGACCGCCATCATCGAGGCGAACATGGCCGAGCCTCCGTAGGAGACGAAGGGCAGCGGTACGCCGGTCATCGGCATGATCCCCAACGTCATGCCGATGTTCTCGAAGGACTGGAAGGCGAACCAGCACACGACGCCGACGGCGACCAGCCGGCCGAACATGTCGTCGGCCTGCAAGGCGATACGCAGGCCGCGCCAGAGCACCAGCCCAAGGAGCAGGATCATCGTCCCCGCGCCGACGAAGCCGAGCTCCTCGCCGGCGACCGTGAACACGAAGTCGGTGTCCTGCTCCGGGATGAACGTGCCGTTGGTCTGCGTCCCCTTGAACAGCCCCTTGCCCTCCAGGCCGCCCGACCCGATGGCGATCTGGCCTTGGTGCAGCTGGTAGCCGATGCCGCTCGGGTCGATCGAGGGGTTGACGATCACCTCGAAGCGGGCCTTCTGGTACTCCTTCAGCGCGCCGCCGTGGACGATGAGCCCGACCCCGAGGCACCCCAGCAGCAGCAGGCCGAGCAGCCAGCTGGCGCGCATCTCCGACACCGCGAGGATGCCCAGGATGATGGCGAGGACCACGACCGTGGTGCCGACGTCGGGCTGCAGCATGATGAGCCCGACAGGGACTGCCGCCACCGCGAGCGCGGTGAGGACGAGGCCGGCCGACGGGGCCGACTCGTGGTCCGCGCGTTCGGCGAGGATCATCGCCAGCCCCACGCACAGGGCGACCTTGGCGAACTCCGAGGGCTGCACCGAGAAGCCCGCGGGCAGCAGGATCCACGAATGGGCACCGTTGACGCTGGAGCCCAGCGGGGAGAGCACGGCGAGCAGGCCGATGACCGACGCGACGTAGATGAACGGCGCGTACGCGCGCAGCATGCGGTGGTCGAACAACGCGACGAAAATGCCCAGCGCCGCCCCGACGACGATGTTGAGGACGTGCTTCTTGAGCTCGCTCATCGGGTCGAGCCCGGCCTCGGCGAGCTTCACCCGCGTCGCGGAGTACACGAGCAACGAACCCATGAAGCACAGCCCCGCGACCGCGAGGATAAGCACCCAGTCGAGGCGCCACAGGATCGAGTCGCGGGAGAAGGTGCCGCTGCGTCGGGCGACCGGACGGGAGCCCTCGTACGGCGGGTAGCCGGCGGTCATGGCGACCTCGAGGGCGACGCACGCGTGCTGGCGGTGGACCCGTTCGCCCGCCGGGCGGCGCGACCGGTGGCCCGGGCCCGGGAGTCCGCCGCGGTCGCGACGTACAGCGGCGGCCCGGGGATGCCGGTCAGGTTCGGCACCCAGGTCTTCAGCAGCGGCAGGGTCGGGACGGCCACCAGGCGCCCGTTCTTGGTGATCCTGGGCAGCGTGGTCGGCGGGGTGGTCATGATCGCCTTGGCGGGGTCGACCGTGTGCGAACCGGTCACGCCGTACAGCGCCTCGTAGATCTTCTCCACGGACGGGCCGGAGATGCCCGACCCGGTCCCGCCCTGGCTGACCATCATGACCACTGCGTACTGCGGCTTGTTCGCGGGGGCGTAGGAGGCGAACCAGGAGGTGGTGGCCTTGCCCTGCACCTCGGCGGTACCAGTCTTCGCCGCGATCGGCAGCTGGCCCTTCGGGAAGTTCGCGAAGGGTCCGCGCGCGGTGCCGTGGGACCCCGTGACAACGGTCGTGAGCGCGTGCTGCAGGTACGCCAGCACGGTCTTGGGCACCGGCAGCCTGCCGACCTTCTTGGGCTTGATGATGCGCACCAGCTTGCCGCTCGGGGTGATCACCGCCTTGCCGATGGTCGGCTGCCACAACGTGCCGCCGTTGGCCACCGCGGCGTAGGCCCGCGCCATCTGCAGCGGGGTGACGGCCGTCGAGCCCTGGCCGATGGCGAAGTTGGCCGCGTCCCCGGGGAGATAGATGTAGCCCTGCGCGCTGCAGTTCTCGGCGTCGATTCGCTGGAGGTACGTGCCCTTCGGGCGCGTCTTCGCGCCCTCGCAGGCCGACGCCCGCGTCGCCTGCCAGTACTGGTACTTGCCCTGGCGGTCGAAGATGCGGCTGCGTGCCTCGCCGGTCAGGTCCACCCCGGTCAGCTCGTCCATGCCGTACGCCTTGGCCATCTCGGTGAACGGGTCCTTGGCGGAGAGCTTGGCCTTCGCGCCGCCCTCGTGCAGCCAGTCGTGATACGCGACGCCATAGAAGACCGTGTCGCAAGAGACCTCGATCGCCTTCTGCAGGCTGATGTTGCCGAATGCCTCCGACTCGTAGTTCGCCTTGTATGTGTTGCCGATCTTCAGCTTCGACGGGCACGGGTAGGACCCGTAGAGGGAGTACCCCGGCGACTTCGCTACCGCCGGCAGCGACACGACCTTGAACGTCGAGCCCGGCGCGTACAGACCCTGGTAGGCCCGCGACAGCGTGGGGTAGTTGTCCTTCTTGCTCGTGATCGCCGCGTAGTCCTTGGCCGAGATGCCACCGACCCACACGGACGGGTTGTAGGTCGGGTAGCTCGCCATGGCGATGATCCGCCCAGTCCTCACGTCCATGACGACGACGGCGCCGGAGTCGGCCGGGAACTTCTTGCCCTTCTTGTTGACGTCGCCGGTCACACGGGCGCGCTTGATGGCGGCGGCGAGCTGGTCCTCGGCGACCTTCTGCACCTGCGCGTCCAGACTGGTGACCAGGTAGTCCCCCGGCGTCGCCGCGACGTCGGACTCGGTCCCCGTGATGTGCCGGGCCGCGTTGACGTAGTACGTCGTCACGCCCGCCTTGCCCCGCAGCACGTTGTCGTACACCGCCTCCAGGCCGGTCTTGCCGACCAGGTCGGAGGCCGTGATCGGCGAGCTCGTGCCCTTCGAGGCGTTGATCTCGGCCTGGGTCGCGGGGCCGAGATAGCCCAGCTCGTGCGCGGCGTTGGCGCCCAGCGGCTCCGGGTACTCCCGCACCGTCTCCAGCGTGGCGCTCACGCCCGGGAAGCGCTCGCGCTCCTCGCTGACCGACAGGGCGACCTGGGTGGTGACGTCCTTGGCGACCGGGATCGGCTGGAACGGCGACCCGCTCCAGCACTCCGGCGCGTGCGCGTCGGGATCGGTCCCGCACCGCCGCGTGCGCTCGTAGAGGTCGCGGTAGGTCGTCCCGAGCACCTTGGCCAGCCGATAGAGGACGACCTTGCCCTTGTCCTTGCGCCCCGCGAGCGTCTCGGCGTCGACGGTGACCACGATCGACTCACGGTTCTCCGCGAGCGGGCGTCCCTTGTCGTCGAGGATCAGGCCGCGGACCGCCGGGGTCACCACGGTCTCCTCGGCGTTGTTGGCGGCGATCGCCTGGTACGTCGTCGTCGCGATCACCTGCATGTACCACAGACGCCCCACGAGGGTCAGCAGCAGCGAGATGACCAGGACCTGCAGCACCACCAGGCGCAGCGAGGAA
This is a stretch of genomic DNA from Actinomycetes bacterium. It encodes these proteins:
- the mrdA gene encoding penicillin-binding protein 2 — encoded protein: MTDRSSLRLVVLQVLVISLLLTLVGRLWYMQVIATTTYQAIAANNAEETVVTPAVRGLILDDKGRPLAENRESIVVTVDAETLAGRKDKGKVVLYRLAKVLGTTYRDLYERTRRCGTDPDAHAPECWSGSPFQPIPVAKDVTTQVALSVSEERERFPGVSATLETVREYPEPLGANAAHELGYLGPATQAEINASKGTSSPITASDLVGKTGLEAVYDNVLRGKAGVTTYYVNAARHITGTESDVAATPGDYLVTSLDAQVQKVAEDQLAAAIKRARVTGDVNKKGKKFPADSGAVVVMDVRTGRIIAMASYPTYNPSVWVGGISAKDYAAITSKKDNYPTLSRAYQGLYAPGSTFKVVSLPAVAKSPGYSLYGSYPCPSKLKIGNTYKANYESEAFGNISLQKAIEVSCDTVFYGVAYHDWLHEGGAKAKLSAKDPFTEMAKAYGMDELTGVDLTGEARSRIFDRQGKYQYWQATRASACEGAKTRPKGTYLQRIDAENCSAQGYIYLPGDAANFAIGQGSTAVTPLQMARAYAAVANGGTLWQPTIGKAVITPSGKLVRIIKPKKVGRLPVPKTVLAYLQHALTTVVTGSHGTARGPFANFPKGQLPIAAKTGTAEVQGKATTSWFASYAPANKPQYAVVMMVSQGGTGSGISGPSVEKIYEALYGVTGSHTVDPAKAIMTTPPTTLPRITKNGRLVAVPTLPLLKTWVPNLTGIPGPPLYVATAADSRARATGRAARRANGSTASTRASPSRSP